A stretch of the Proteus sp. ZN5 genome encodes the following:
- a CDS encoding contact-dependent growth inhibition system immunity protein, with product MSISKKNNSRANIYFNNDYYIIITLSKSGIYLMDFKKGYKVLSKDPLDADLGFFTRNALIQSEILDANSSEYHEMRNDEKSYSEWIKKIIKEYDYKNKTTLFKNMNLCSVNVTDGIISIIPYDHLRLDNWIGKSIPNNAIITLKSNCSDEVLGTSIKEAFTRCISRKV from the coding sequence GTGTCTATATCAAAAAAAAATAATTCAAGAGCAAATATCTATTTTAACAATGATTATTATATTATAATAACCCTTTCAAAAAGTGGTATTTATTTGATGGATTTTAAAAAAGGTTATAAGGTTTTATCCAAAGATCCACTTGATGCTGATTTGGGTTTTTTTACAAGAAATGCATTAATCCAAAGCGAAATATTAGATGCTAATTCATCTGAATATCATGAAATGCGTAATGATGAAAAATCATATTCTGAATGGATAAAGAAAATAATTAAAGAGTATGATTATAAAAATAAAACGACACTATTCAAAAATATGAACTTATGTAGTGTAAATGTGACTGATGGTATCATATCTATTATTCCTTATGATCACTTACGATTGGATAATTGGATTGGTAAAAGCATACCTAACAACGCAATTATTACATTAAAAAGCAATTGTAGTGACGAGGTTTTAGGTACCTCAATAAAAGAGGCATTTACGCGTTGTATTAGTCGGAAAGTTTAA
- a CDS encoding contact-dependent growth inhibition system immunity protein — MIISKGYNLYADIYFNYDYYIIVTISGCYIHFMDLKNGYNVLSKNITDDKLGHYSKVSLSNSRKIESNSQEFNEMYNDKKSYSEWVKKIIKEYSYKNKKALFENMNLCGLSFIGNEIIIKPQNHLRMDHWVGEGIPDSAIITLKSNCSDEVLGASIKEAFTRCISRKV, encoded by the coding sequence ATGATTATATCGAAGGGCTATAATTTATATGCAGATATTTACTTTAATTATGATTACTATATTATAGTAACTATCTCGGGGTGCTATATCCACTTTATGGATTTAAAAAATGGATATAACGTTTTATCTAAGAATATCACTGATGATAAGTTAGGTCATTATTCAAAAGTTTCTTTAAGTAATAGTAGAAAAATAGAAAGTAACTCACAAGAATTTAATGAGATGTATAATGATAAAAAATCTTATTCAGAGTGGGTGAAAAAAATAATTAAAGAATATAGTTATAAAAATAAAAAAGCTCTATTTGAAAATATGAACTTATGTGGTTTAAGCTTTATAGGTAATGAAATTATTATTAAGCCTCAAAACCATTTACGTATGGATCATTGGGTCGGCGAGGGAATACCTGATAGTGCAATTATTACATTAAAAAGCAATTGTAGTGACGAGGTTTTAGGTGCCTCAATAAAAGAAGCATTTACACGTTGTATTAGTCGAAAAGTTTAA